One Cucumis sativus cultivar 9930 chromosome 1, Cucumber_9930_V3, whole genome shotgun sequence DNA segment encodes these proteins:
- the LOC101208107 gene encoding putative clathrin assembly protein At5g35200, with the protein MSGGGTQNSFRKALGALKDTTTVSLAKVNSDYKELDIAIVKSTNHVERPAKEKHIRAIFAAISATRPRADVAYCIHALARRLSKTHNWAVALKTLVVIHRALREVDPTFHEELINYGRRRNHMLNLSHFKDDSSANAWDYSAWVRSYALFLEERLECFRVLKYDVETDRARTKDLDTAELLEQLPALQELLYRVLGCQPQGAAVHNFVIQLALSLVASESVKIYQAISDGTVNLVDKFFEMQRQDALKALDIYRRAGQQAERLSEFYEVCKSLDIGRGEKFIKIEQPPPSFLQAMEEYVREAPRVSTVRKEQVADNKLAAPKEVLAIEYKKEPGAQVEQTVAPPPAPSPPPPEPVKVEPVVTEQPDLLGLNDPVPEVTSNLDEKNSLALAIVPVADQQTSSAPSQANGTTTTGWELALVTAPSSNESVAATSKLAGGLDLLTLDSLYDDAIRRNNQNVSYNPWEPVPMHGAMMQQQPMHDPFFASSAVAAPHSVQMAAMANQQQAFMLQQQQQQMMMMTPPPQQSNPFGNPHGTNAYHYGPGMPVHASNPYGLI; encoded by the exons ATGTCTGGTGGGGGTACACAGAATAGCTTTAGAAAAGCATTGGGAGCTCTGAAGGATACTACCACAGTTTCATTAGCTAAAGTTAACAGTGATTATAAG GAGTTAGACATTGCTATAGTTAAGTCAACAAATCATGTTGAACGTCCTGCGAAGGAAAAACATATTAGAG CTATATTCGCAGCTATTTCAGCTACCAGGCCTAGAGCTGATGTTGCATATTGCATCCATGCTTTGGCAAGAAGATTATCTAAGACACATAATTGGGCA GTTGCATTAAAAACTTTGGTTGTTATCCATCGTGCTTTGCGGGAGGTGGACCCCACATTTCATGAAGAACTGATTAACTATGGCAGGAGAAGAAATCACATGCTTAATTTATCTCATTTTAAAGATGATTCCAGTGCTAATG CATGGGATTATTCTGCTTGGGTACGCTCATATGCCTTATTTTTGGAGGAGAGGTTGGAATGTTTCCGTGTGCTAAAGTATGATGTTGAGACAGATCGTGCG AGAACCAAAGATTTAGACACTGCTGAGTTGCTTGAGCAGTTGCCAGCGTTACAAGAGCTTCTATATCGGGTACTTGGTTGTCAG CCACAAGGAGCCGCAGTTCATAACTTCGTAATCCAGCTGGCCCTTTCATTG GTTGCTTCTGAAAGCGTCAAAATTTATCAGGCCATCAGTGACGGTACAGTAAATTTGGTTGACAAG TTTTTTGAGATGCAACGCCAAGATGCATTGAAAGCCCTGGATATTTACAGGAGAGCTGGCCAGCAG GCAGAGAGGCTTTCCGAATTCTATGAAGTTTGTAAAAGTCTTGATATTGGGCGTGGTGAGAAGTTTATAAAGATTGAACAG CCCCCTCCATCATTTTTACAAGCCATGGAAGAATATGTAAGAGAAGCTCCTCGGGTTTCAACAGTTCGTAAAGAACAG GTTGCTGATAACAAACTGGCCGCCCCTAAAGAAGTTTTGGCTATTGAGTACAAGAAGGAACCAGGAGCTCAAGTGGAACAAACAGTGGCACCTCCACCAGCCCCGTCTCCCCCACCACCTGAACCAGTTAAAGTAGAACCAGTCGTGACTGAACAACCTGACTTGTTG GGTTTGAACGATCCTGTACCTGAGGTTACTTCCAATTTAGATGAGAAGAATTCTCTGGCGTTGGCTATTGTCCCAGTTG CCGATCAACAAACCAGTTCTGCTCCAAGCCAAGCTAATGGTACTACAACTACAGGCTGGGAATTGGCACTCGTCACGGCACCCAGCTCAAATGAAAGTGTAGCTGCTACAAGCAAATTG GCCGGAGGGTTGGACTTGCTTACGTTAGACAGCTTATATGACGATGCAATCAGAAGAAACAATCAGAACGTGAGTTACAATCCATGGGAGCCAGTCCCAATGCATGGTGCCATGATGCAACAACAGCCAATGCACGATCCCTTTTTCGCTTCGTCTGCAGTAGCTGCCCCTCATTCAGTACAAATGGCAGCTATGGCCAACCAGCAACAAGCTTTCATGttgcagcagcagcagcaacaaatgatgatgatgaccCCACCACCTCAACAGTCAAATCCTTTTGGAAATCCTCATGGAACCAACGCCTACCACTACGGTCCGGGTATGCCTGTTCATGCTTCCAATCCATATGGTCTCATTTAA